A window from Deltaproteobacteria bacterium CG11_big_fil_rev_8_21_14_0_20_49_13 encodes these proteins:
- a CDS encoding aminodeoxychorismate lyase, whose amino-acid sequence MKLLIKLIVVTAVIVCVSFGAFAYFALSLPIIHEEATFVVARGTPMIMIAEQLSRAGVIKNPIIFSIAARLLRYDRKVKAGEYIFDNGLSSLDILKKMVRGECKLYKITLIEGWNNDQMAEYLANQPFATEYFKDNFLAATGDKYFVNSLKIDNSTAEGYLFPNTYFIQRPQTGEWLVSYLAGEFFKNYTSEFEARAKELGMTTNQVVTLASIIEKEAGNDAERPLISSVFHNRLKENMLLQADPTVIYSMKAFDGNIRKSDLSIKNPYNTYINTGLPPGPIANPGVASLKAALWPAETGYFYFVAKGDGTHQFSKTLAEHNMAVAKYQLNKK is encoded by the coding sequence ATGAAACTACTGATAAAGCTCATTGTTGTTACGGCCGTGATCGTTTGTGTTTCATTTGGGGCGTTCGCCTATTTTGCATTGAGTCTTCCCATTATCCATGAAGAGGCGACTTTTGTCGTGGCTCGCGGCACCCCCATGATAATGATAGCGGAGCAACTCTCAAGGGCCGGCGTAATCAAGAATCCCATAATATTCTCTATAGCTGCAAGGCTTCTTCGCTATGACCGAAAGGTAAAGGCAGGCGAATATATCTTTGATAATGGTCTTTCTTCGCTGGACATCCTTAAGAAAATGGTGAGGGGAGAATGTAAGCTCTACAAGATAACCCTGATAGAGGGTTGGAACAATGACCAGATGGCGGAATATCTTGCAAATCAGCCATTCGCTACCGAGTATTTCAAAGATAACTTTCTCGCGGCGACGGGGGATAAGTACTTCGTCAATTCGCTTAAGATAGACAATTCAACCGCAGAAGGTTATCTTTTTCCCAACACCTATTTTATACAGAGGCCCCAAACCGGCGAATGGCTTGTATCTTATCTTGCAGGCGAGTTCTTTAAGAATTATACTTCTGAGTTCGAGGCGCGGGCAAAAGAACTGGGGATGACCACAAATCAGGTGGTGACGCTTGCGTCCATCATAGAAAAAGAGGCCGGTAACGATGCCGAAAGGCCTCTTATCTCTTCAGTATTCCATAATCGCCTGAAAGAGAATATGCTTCTGCAGGCCGACCCGACCGTTATTTACAGCATGAAAGCATTTGACGGAAATATCAGAAAATCAGACCTCTCCATAAAGAACCCGTATAACACCTACATCAACACAGGCCTTCCCCCGGGACCGATCGCCAATCCCGGAGTAGCATCGCTCAAGGCCGCTCTCTGGCCAGCCGAGACCGGTTATTTCTACTTTGTGGCAAAAGGCGACGGCACCCACCAGTTCAGCAAGACCCTTGCCGAACACAACATGGCAGTCGCCAAATATCAGCTAAATAAAAAATAA
- a CDS encoding Holliday junction resolvase RuvX, giving the protein MTSGFGLTALREHCNLHSISMRAMSLDVGTKRIGVALTDPLCIFAQPLSVIERKDMFSDCKLICQLVQENDITNLIFGVPHNDEGEVIHQAKYILDLKTKVEACLKQKCSNVVVETIDETMTTRDAHEELKAAGVKHSKRKSVIDKVAAVMILRDWLEGRR; this is encoded by the coding sequence ATGACAAGTGGTTTCGGCTTGACGGCGCTCCGGGAGCACTGTAATTTACATTCCATATCTATGCGAGCAATGTCACTTGATGTTGGTACGAAACGAATAGGTGTTGCCCTTACCGATCCGCTTTGCATCTTTGCCCAACCGTTAAGTGTTATAGAACGCAAAGACATGTTTTCTGATTGCAAATTGATATGTCAGCTCGTTCAAGAGAACGATATCACCAACCTCATATTTGGCGTTCCCCATAACGATGAAGGAGAGGTCATCCATCAGGCAAAATATATACTTGACCTTAAAACTAAGGTGGAGGCCTGTTTGAAACAGAAGTGTTCAAACGTTGTAGTTGAAACGATCGATGAGACCATGACCACGCGTGACGCCCACGAAGAGCTGAAGGCGGCCGGCGTAAAACATTCCAAACGAAAATCGGTAATTGATAAAGTGGCGGCGGTCATGATATTAAGGGATTGGCTGGAGGGACGCAGATGA